CCGGCGTGCCCTCAAGTTCCGCGCGGACCGCGTCGACCGCGTCCTGTCCGTGCCGTACGGAGGCCAGCCTGAAATGAAGGACGACGCCGGCCGGCTTTTGTTCGGCGGCCGTGCCCGGATGCGCGGCAACCGCCGACTCGACGCAGCGGCGGGCCAGCGCGAGCGCGTCTTCCTGCGCCGGCGACAGCGTCAGGGCAGGGGAGTCGGGCCCCAGCCAGACCTCGGCACCGTGGCTGCCCACCAGCAGGGCCCGCTCCGGGGGCGAGGCGACCGCCCGCAAACTGGCCAAGGCGCGCCCGGAGACGAGTGCCGTCGTCGTCCCTTCCAGGGCCGTCAGGGCCGCGAAGGCCGCGGCCGCCTCCGGGAGCGGCCGGGCGTCGTCGGCGTGGGAAACCAGGGGGGACATGGTGCCGTCAAAGTCCATCGCGACCAGCAGCCGAGCTGTCCGG
This genomic stretch from Arthrobacter dokdonellae harbors:
- the otsB gene encoding trehalose-phosphatase, whose translation is MTTGELPAEVRDAVVRVGRTARLLVAMDFDGTMSPLVSHADDARPLPEAAAAFAALTALEGTTTALVSGRALASLRAVASPPERALLVGSHGAEVWLGPDSPALTLSPAQEDALALARRCVESAVAAHPGTAAEQKPAGVVLHFRLASVRHGQDAVDAVRAELEGTPGLFLSEGKMVLEISVVQANKGESIAMLRAVTGATAVVFVGDDVTDEHAFAALEPGDLGIKVGPGDTAAGIRVDSPQQVPAVLELLLSTRS